The Dermacentor variabilis isolate Ectoservices chromosome 4, ASM5094787v1, whole genome shotgun sequence genome contains the following window.
TGCCACGTGGCACTTGTGAAGTCAGTTGGAGGAAGAGCCTCCAACATTAGGAGGCCGGTTTCACTGCTCAGAAGTTGCAACCAAGTTTGGGAATTGGGAATCTGCATGTTCACAGCTCGAATTATCCGGTTGAATTTACATGAAAAGAGGGACCGTAATAGTTCTGAATGTTATCCGCGATTCACAAACGACTAAGTTCAAATTACTGAGGTTTTACTGGAGTGCCAGGGTGTGCATCTCTGATTGGTGTACTCAAAGAATAAATTACTAAACAAAGCCTGTATGTATAATTTCAGCTCATGGGTATCTCTAAAGTGCACAGAACTTTTTGATAACATGCCGCATGATTTTCAGCGGTTTTAAACTTCTTGTGCAGTAGACTTCCTTTAATTCGACTCCTGTTAATACGAAGTTCCGGTTAATTCGATCCCTACTGAAGGTCGCGGCCTACGCCTATGCATTTCTATGAGCCCTAACTTTTGTTATTTCTATCCTAGAATTGACCTTCGCCGAATatttcgaacttgaccagtccaTACTCATGCGTCTGACTCGCAGCGTCTCTCGCCAGAGCTTAGGGGTCAGTGAATGCGTAGAACACACATCATCTACCATTGAAAGCCTCTATTTTCGGCCTCTCctgggaagattttcaagcaataagcGTACCTCACAGTGTATGGTTACGGTATTTAGCCGATTCTaacacgcgcatttttttttttttcaaaataagtaCTGCATAGAATTGCCTGCCATGTGCAATCAGACACAATACCAAAATTGCCTTCACGGTGCTTGTGTGCTTCACCTCGCGACACATTTGTATTGCGGGAAAGTCAACTTTAGGAAACCAGCCGCCATCGTGCTACACGTATTTAGACCATTTTTCTTGATAAAAAATCGGCTGCTCGTTATCTTTCTACTTTGCTTAAAagctttaatgtaatttctaCGTTATTTTTCTATTCGGACACTTAGAAAGTCGGCATGCGTTTGGTTCTAGGGCGTTTAGATTCGTAAAAGTACTGCcaatgaatcagtggtgtgttgTGACATTTTttgtgcatcttgtttaatttgatcAATCTTGTCTTGCCCGCCAAGGTCTAATTAATGAAAGTCAACTGTATTTGGCTTACCCCATTTttaggccactaggtatgtgaCACATTGTCTGTACCCAATGCCCTAAATGTATCGTACTTCTCTCTGCATACAGCTCTGATCGTCACTCTTCCCACAACAAATACCACACATTGCTTTCATCCTCGTGACTTTGCGTGCCCACATCTTGCAATGTGCATCTACTGTTTGGAATTCGGCGAAATTTAACAGTGCAGTGCATAAGCgtaaaattttgaaaaatttgaatgGCATTAAAGTTGTGAGAAAAATGCATATTGGTCTAGTTGGTGCAGGACAGTAAATAGGAAAAATGTTGGTCAACCAGATAACCATAGCAGGCTGTGACCAGTGTGGGGCATAAATGTTGCGTGAAATTACAATTTGCATACTATTAAAGCGTGCATTGCATTTAGTTTTAAGCATTTAATTAACTACTTCACAAAAGTATTGCTTTACTGTCAGACATACAGGTTGGATCTGCTTAATTTTATTTTGTAACCACCTAATGCTGCTACCACCACAGCCATGGATTCTTGACCGATGCATCCTCAGCAGCGGCAAGAAGACATTCAGCATTACAAACACAACTGCACATCAATGCATACACTGCGGCATGCATTAGCTTTCCTTATCAGATAACACCACCTGGTGTCTTCCCCAGTGCTCAAGAGAACCACTCAAATGGAACATTGAAAGTTCTGTTAAAGTGCTCCTTAACAGTGTTTACAATGGAAAGTCTCGAAGCAATATTGAGGTTCAAAGAACAAATGACACAAACTGTTCTTCTGGCAGGAGCAAAAAAATTACTAACTTTAAAGCTTTTACAGCTGAACTGCTTTGGTAATTGGTGGCTGGTGACAGTTAATTTTCAGTTGAGCAAAAGGAAATGAGGTAAATATTTTGTAAGCGTTTATAGGCTGGGAAAAGGTCTGATAAATGAAGTAGTAGGGGTTAACGCTGGTCAGGTTGGTGTACTGTGCATTTATATGATGCAGTACACTTTTTCAAGTGCTAATCACTTCATATCATAAAAGAAAGGAGAGGATTGCCTGAATAACACTATATAGTTCAAAGTCCTTGCACATGTATGGTAAAGCATGGAAGCCAGGAAGTTTAACAATCCAACTTTAGCTGTAgccagtggagaaaaagaaatttcttTGGCACACTGCTGCACTGTGCTCACTCATTTCAGAAGCTTATTTTAGCAGTAAGCTAATGCTGTCAAAAagtaatttttacttgcacattGCTCATTATTTACTTGCCCTTTGTTGATTGTCATTTACCATCATACTTGTGCGTGTGATATTGAAACATGTCATCGGCATAAAAAGGCAGTAAGAGATGGGAATCTAGAAAGCTTCTAAACCGTAATTACCAGAAGGATGTGATAACTCTGAACATGACAGTAAAGTTCTCCTGAAGGTTGCAGGCTTTTTGAATAGGTGGGAAAGCAATACGTCTGTGTGTGAGAGAAAACAGCTTGCCTTTTTGCGTGCGTGTGTAGTTCATGTTGTGTCTGTTTTCTCCAGCCCTGGTCTTTATCATCTCATCAATGAGCTCATGTTGTTGGGGTGATGTTCAGAGCAATTGCAAAACTAGGCACAGCTGAAAATTTTGCTATAATTGTCACAATTTCCTGCATGGCATTGTATTATGCAGGGGTGAAGCAGTAATCAACATAAATATTGCTGAACATGGCTGGGGTATTCATTGTCTTCACACCGGCACTGCATTTTGTAGCTAGCATATGTATTTGTCATTGGTGACTTTGACCTGCTGTTTATAGCTGAAGTAGAAAGTTGCATAATTTTTGAACCAGATTATATTTAATACACATTTGTTTTCCGAGATATTCACAAGAACACTGTATTAGTGGCCCACATATGTCATCTTTGCATTGGCCCACAAGGGCAGTTCTGCAGGTTGAGTTCTGGTTATATAAATGCATGAATATGGGCATAAATTTTAATGTTGCAATCTGCTTTCATGCCTGATGCCATCAGTGACTTGCAGTGAGTTTCACAACGACATTTTTTTCAATGAAAACTCCTTATTCTTTTTATTCCAGAACCACCTCCATTGCCACCACGCCGAAGTGTCTTCTTTGACAAATGCAACGGCCCTGGTGACCTGTCGTCTGTTCCTCCAGCTCCATCTTCCACATCAACTTGGACAAGCTCAGATTTTCTTAGGCTTATGCACCAACGAGGCGGAGAAGGAGACACAAAAACTAGCATAAAGTCAATAGAAGCCCTTTTTCTTGAGGATGTGAGCTCTAGGAGCACCACACTCCGGCATCATTCGCTCACAACAAGTTCGGTTGTGTCCACTCAAGTTCTCTCTCAGCCATTCCCGTTCGTAGCTGCTGGTCAGCTGCCAGGCCGCATTGGCCCACTTGTTGGCACGGAGATGACACACAGCAACTCTGCACCCAACTTCAACAATCTGTCTTCCAGCTGTAGCCCCTCGCCTATCCACACAGCTAGTCAAAGCTCATCGTTGCTTTCGCGAACAGAGATTGAGAAGAGTATGTTCAGCATGCTTCGAAAGAAGCAGGACAACAACCTAATTGACCTGAGTGGAGACGCAGAGCTGGCAAGAAAGCGTGAAACCCTCAGAAAGGCTGGGGACTCGCTAGATGACCTACTCGATCTGTTTGATCCACTACGAGAGAACGAGCCTGAAGAAATCTTTTCTCCTGAAGAGTCCCCACCTAAAGATCCTCCAGAGGGAAAGACTGATGTAATGGAGACACCACCCCAGATCCCTCCAAAACATGGAGGACTTGCACAAACACAGCCACCATCTTTGCCTGCAAGTAGAAGTTCTGCAATTGAAAAGCCTGTTCCTGTACAGAATGCTCAGTGCCAAGGGCCAAGCATGGATCTTGGCACATTGAAAGTGGTTCGTCATGAAGTTTCTCAAGGGGAGGAGATTGAAGCATTCTGGGCTAAGGCCAAGCAGCTAAGGTCAGAGTTCACCTTTGATGATCACCATACCAATGCTGGTCTTGTCGTCAGTCCTACATTGGAAAACAAATGGGGGAAAAGCCTTAGCATAAAGGTGGAAATCACAACGAGCTTTTCGGAGAGGCCATTCTGCTTCACATGTGATGTAGGAACCAGTGTAGAGCACGTAATTAGCAACACTGTTTGCTCCCTAAAGGACGATTTATCTGACACTGTATTAGAAAGTTATGTACTGAAAGTCAAAGGACTTGCAGAATATTTTACCCCTGACTCTACATTGAAAGAGTATGAATATGTTCACCAGTGCTGCAAGTTTATGAAGCCAGTTTGCTTGACCTTGATGGATGTCCGAGACCTTGGTAAACCGTGGGCACGGACATTAAGGGATGACAGTGAGTTTTTTGAAGTCAAGGCATCAAGCCTGCTTCCTCAGCCATCTGGCCAAGTTTCTTTTGATTCAGTGTCTATATTACTTGAAACTTTCCACAAGGAAGCTAAAAAGGTACAGTTAGGAGCATCTGCTGGTTGCTTGCAACCAAATGGAGCTATTCAGGCTGTGAAAGCTATTTGTTCCACACTTTCAAGGATTGAAATACTGGAAATTCTGCATGCTGTTGAAGGGTTGAAGCACATTTGCAGTCAGATGCCCGAGGTGAACGGGTTTCATGACAACTATCTTAAGGCAGAAGACACGCCAAGCCCAGTACCTATGAATTGTGACCGTGTGGCAGAAGTCGTGTTCTACTCCTTACTACAGTTGCAAACTGCACTGCGTACACTTGTAAAAATCTATTGCCGCAGCTTTTGTGTCGACTTTGTTTTGACTCCTGCTAATGAAAGCCGACCACAAAGTGCAATACGGCCAGTCACTACTTTTCATGACACCTTTCTTGTAAACATTGGCAGCGTTCATCAACTGAGGCCACACTGGGTTTCAGACTACGAACAGTTCATTATATCTTGTGAGCTTCGTTATGGCTTACACATCTTGTGCCAAGGAGAAAGTCGCAGTGTAAAGGCAAGTCGAAACTTCTTTGAACTCGTTGTTTTTGATGAGTGGATTGAGATGAGCATATTCATGAGGAACCTTCCACGGGAGACTGCTATATACTTTGCGCTGTTTGGTGTGAAACCATCAACTGAAAACAGGCCACCAGAGACACCAGCACCTGAACGAGTACTCTTAGCATGGACTGGGCAACCACTGTTTAACAGTCAGCGTGAGCTGCTTCAGGGGAGTCTCTTTCTTGGTTTTTGGTCACCAGATGTGGACGAGAACAGTGGTCCACCCCAGAGCAATGATGCAGTTACCTGTCCGGTTCTTCGTCTGCAATTCCCCGAATTTGACTGCACTGTAGTGTTTCCGCAAGTACCAAGGGATAGCATCACTACTTGTAAGGCAACGACGTATGCTCTTGACAGTGTGGTGATCCAAGAGCTCACAGATGTACTTGAAAAGGACCCTCTCACTGTGCCTAACCCCGAGGAGAAAAAGTTTTTCTGGGAGCATCGTCATTACATCCTTGAAGTTCCGCACCTCCTTCCGAAAGTGCTTCTGTCTGCGCACAGCTGGAGTTGGCCTTTCCTGCCTGACCTGTACTTTCTCCTGACAGAATGGCGTCCTGCTTCCCCCATTAATGCACTAACATTGTTGCTGCCACTGTTTCCTGACTACGAAGTGCGTAAGACGGCGGTCAAGTGGATCAAGAACATTGGCAGTGATGAGCTCTGTGATCACCTTCCACAACTAATCCAAGCGTTGCGCTTTGAGACATGGGAAGATGCACCCATCACATGGTTTCTCTTGGAACGCTCTCTGACTAGTGTGCGTGTTGCCCACCAGATGTTCTGGTTGCTGAGACAAAACCTTGACAATCCGCTCACACTTAAGCGGATGAAGCTTGTGATTCAAACATTGCTAGTCATTGTTGGCAGGTCTTTCAGAGACATTATAGAGAAGCAAGAAGAGCATCTAAACCAGCTTTGCATCATTGCAGAAGGCATAAAAGACACGCGTGAGTCGCTTCGTCTGGACAAGCTTTTGCAAGACTTGGCACAGATCCACAGTATGATTGAGGACAGCCCGTCTTGCCTTCCACTCAACCCAGCAATGGAAGTGTGTGGTGTGGATGTCAAATCTTGCTCCTACTTCACATCCAATACACTTCCGCTCAGGATAGTGTATAAGAGTTCAGAGCAAGGGGCAAAGCCTATTGATGTAATCTACAAGGTAGGAGATGATCTCAGGCAGGACATGTTGACACTTCAGATGATACGAATAATGGATAAATTCTGGTTGAAGGAAGGCCTGGACTTGAAAATTATAACTTTCAACTGTGTCGCTACCGGCAAGCGTAAGGGCATGGTGGAAATGGTTACCGAAGCCGAAACACTGAGGAGAATCCAAACAGAGCATGGGCTCACAGGTTCATTCAAGGACAGGCCTATTGCTGAGTGGTTGCAACGGCACAACACATCTGAACTAGAGTACCAGCAAGCTGTCGAAAACTTTACGCTGTCGTGTGCTGGCTATTGTGTAGCCACATACATCCTTGGCATCTGTGATCGCCACAATGACAATATCATGCTGAAAACATCTGGACACATGTTTCACATTGATTTTGGAAAGTTTCTTGGTGACTCACAGATGTTTGGCAACTTCAAACGTGATAGGGCACCATTCGTCCTTACTTCTGACATGGTGTATGTCATCAACGGTGGCGAGAAACCTTCCAAGAAGTTCCAGATTTTCATTGACTTGTGCTGTGAAGCATTTAATATTGTTCGCCGCAACAGCAACATTTTCATCACACTCTTTGAGCTGATGGTCACATCCGGAGTCCCTGGAGTCACCGCAGATGCTGTCAACTTTGTCCAGAAATCATTATTGCTTGGCAGCTCGGAAGGCGAAGCAACTGCACATTTCACCAGGCTTATTGAAGAGAGCCTGCGTTCACGGTTTACACAGCTGAACTTCTTTATTCACAACATAGCCCAGCTTCGGTTCACTGGGGACCACAATGATGGACTGCTGCTCTCCTTTGTCCCTCGGACTTTCACAAAGGATTCAGATGGCAGGATTGTGTCCCTAAATGTGGTTTGCTACCGAAAGTGCTACGAGCCGGAAAAGCATTACACCTATGTTGTGCGTGTTGGCCGGGAATGCCAGGCAGAGCCTATGCAGGTCGTTCGAACCTACCCCGAATTCCTGGAGCTCTACCAAAAGCTAGTCCGAGTGTTCCCATTGGCCAAGTTCTATCCTCTGCCCAAGGGCTCACTGGTGGGCCGCAGCAACACACGAGAAGTGGCACAGAGAAGAATGCAGGAGCTGAATGCATTCCTTATGTCCCTGATCAAGATGGCTGAGGAGGTGTCCCATTGCAGCCTGGTGTACACCTTTTTCCACCCTCTTCTGCGTGATCAAGAAGGTATGGCAGAAGATGAGAATGAGTGTGACAACCTGCGTCAAATTAGCCAGAGAGTCAACCTATCCAAGGGCATTGTTGGCCGAATAAAGCTCTCCATTGTTTACAAGGCGAGCACCTTCTCCATCATGGTAATGCATGCGGAGAACCTAGCTTGTGTACGGAAGTCTTTGCCAGACTGCTACATTAAGACATACCTTCACCCGGACCCAGAGAAGGTAACAAAAAGGAAGACCAAAGTGGTGTTCAAGAACAACCACCCTACCTTTATGGAGCTGCTTGAGTACAACTACCCACATGCGTTCATAGCTGAACGAGTGTTAGAGGTGTCTGCATGGGACCATGACAGAGTCCAGGAAAATGAGTTTCTGGGAGCTGCCATCATAGACTTGTCATGTATGGATTTGACAAGGGAAAGCACACACTGGTACCACCTGAATGCTGTGCGATACAAATGGCATTGACTCATCAGCATGTTGCCTGGTGTTAAATTTCTGACGTGTTTGTGTTTGTGCAAATGTGGGATCAAAAAATGTAAAGAAGTGGTGTGGTTAGGGGTGCATAAGCACGTGTGTTTTTAATGCAGTGAGGAGCACCACTGAACTACATACATGTCACTTGCTTCTGTGGGGGTCAGGCGCACAGATGTGTGGTTCCGTGTACAGCATAGGTAGCGAGACTTAATATAAGCAATGATATACAGCAAATTCTTTTTCATATTGTATTTGTTGTTATAttgtctctgaatagctcctttTGGGGAAACTTTGCAGCAAACTCTTTTCTGTACAGTACCTTTTCCTACATTACTGTTGCAGAGATTTACTTATCTCACAAGTCATTGGTGTCATAAGCTCACACTGTTGCTCATCTCTCTGCTGCTTATTTGATCACATTCTCATTGTGCATGCTGTGCGTGCAGTGCTTGTACTGCTAATATTCAGGGGGTGTATGTACTATATAGTATATTTTTCTATGAGTCATATATATGACATTTACACGCTTAGTCTTCTGAAAGCAGCTTTACATGTGCTATTAATATACAAGTAACTTGTTGCACTGAAAGTGTCCCTTCCAtttctttgtttgctttatgCTCTGCTGACAACCTCCTTGCATTTTTCTGATCTATAACATCTGTTGTTGTAACTCATTTCTGTTCTACAACCTTTTAGTGCTATATGGCACCGAGGCAACTCTTTTGGACATTTCCTTTCTCCCTTTATCATGTCCAAGTATTAAAGCTGAATCCCAAATAAGCTGTTTTTGGCAGCTAATGCTGTCTATTTTCACATATGGGTACAAAAACTGTGTAGGTAtgctatatatttttttctatgcaACCACttactagatttttttttcttctacctgTCCATGGTGCATCATACTTTTTTGGATTCATATATTTCTGTAACATCGTACTTGATTGCACAAATAATGCCCATTGGAGGTTGAGTGAGAAATAGCATTTTGTAACGCTGCAAAATATGATATTAAGTGAGGTTGTGTATTAATGTATGCAAAGTTTCATACTCTGTCTTGCACATTAGTGAAGAGCTGTGAATACAGGTGTTATAGCACTAGCTGGTGCATGTTCAGTGTGTACCTATGACAGATTTTTCACTGTCATTTCTCGGAACTGGACGTGTACACTCATTGCATTTGTGGTATGAGTGTTTTGTACGAGAGCAAGTGAATTCAACCTTGTCACATTTGTGTGCTAGGTGTAGCATATCTGCATTGCGGTGCATGTTTTTCCTGCAGCTAAAATTGCTGGATATTCTGTTCAGGCTTTATGCATTTGCTTACAAGGCCGTCAACTTTCGTGTTAAGTATGTCACTTAAAGCTTGGCCATCACAGTTTCTTTCTT
Protein-coding sequences here:
- the LOC142579497 gene encoding phosphatidylinositol 4-phosphate 3-kinase C2 domain-containing subunit alpha-like isoform X1, whose translation is MADGGRDFPVPNLPPKAFSVNLGGSRTSAMFSLTEPPPLPPRRSVFFDKCNGPGDLSSVPPAPSSTSTWTSSDFLRLMHQRGGEGDTKTSIKSIEALFLEDVSSRSTTLRHHSLTTSSVVSTQVLSQPFPFVAAGQLPGRIGPLVGTEMTHSNSAPNFNNLSSSCSPSPIHTASQSSSLLSRTEIEKSMFSMLRKKQDNNLIDLSGDAELARKRETLRKAGDSLDDLLDLFDPLRENEPEEIFSPEESPPKDPPEGKTDVMETPPQIPPKHGGLAQTQPPSLPASRSSAIEKPVPVQNAQCQGPSMDLGTLKVVRHEVSQGEEIEAFWAKAKQLRSEFTFDDHHTNAGLVVSPTLENKWGKSLSIKVEITTSFSERPFCFTCDVGTSVEHVISNTVCSLKDDLSDTVLESYVLKVKGLAEYFTPDSTLKEYEYVHQCCKFMKPVCLTLMDVRDLGKPWARTLRDDSEFFEVKASSLLPQPSGQVSFDSVSILLETFHKEAKKVQLGASAGCLQPNGAIQAVKAICSTLSRIEILEILHAVEGLKHICSQMPEVNGFHDNYLKAEDTPSPVPMNCDRVAEVVFYSLLQLQTALRTLVKIYCRSFCVDFVLTPANESRPQSAIRPVTTFHDTFLVNIGSVHQLRPHWVSDYEQFIISCELRYGLHILCQGESRSVKASRNFFELVVFDEWIEMSIFMRNLPRETAIYFALFGVKPSTENRPPETPAPERVLLAWTGQPLFNSQRELLQGSLFLGFWSPDVDENSGPPQSNDAVTCPVLRLQFPEFDCTVVFPQVPRDSITTCKATTYALDSVVIQELTDVLEKDPLTVPNPEEKKFFWEHRHYILEVPHLLPKVLLSAHSWSWPFLPDLYFLLTEWRPASPINALTLLLPLFPDYEVRKTAVKWIKNIGSDELCDHLPQLIQALRFETWEDAPITWFLLERSLTSVRVAHQMFWLLRQNLDNPLTLKRMKLVIQTLLVIVGRSFRDIIEKQEEHLNQLCIIAEGIKDTRESLRLDKLLQDLAQIHSMIEDSPSCLPLNPAMEVCGVDVKSCSYFTSNTLPLRIVYKSSEQGAKPIDVIYKVGDDLRQDMLTLQMIRIMDKFWLKEGLDLKIITFNCVATGKRKGMVEMVTEAETLRRIQTEHGLTGSFKDRPIAEWLQRHNTSELEYQQAVENFTLSCAGYCVATYILGICDRHNDNIMLKTSGHMFHIDFGKFLGDSQMFGNFKRDRAPFVLTSDMVYVINGGEKPSKKFQIFIDLCCEAFNIVRRNSNIFITLFELMVTSGVPGVTADAVNFVQKSLLLGSSEGEATAHFTRLIEESLRSRFTQLNFFIHNIAQLRFTGDHNDGLLLSFVPRTFTKDSDGRIVSLNVVCYRKCYEPEKHYTYVVRVGRECQAEPMQVVRTYPEFLELYQKLVRVFPLAKFYPLPKGSLVGRSNTREVAQRRMQELNAFLMSLIKMAEEVSHCSLVYTFFHPLLRDQEGMAEDENECDNLRQISQRVNLSKGIVGRIKLSIVYKASTFSIMVMHAENLACVRKSLPDCYIKTYLHPDPEKVTKRKTKVVFKNNHPTFMELLEYNYPHAFIAERVLEVSAWDHDRVQENEFLGAAIIDLSCMDLTRESTHWYHLNAVRYKWH
- the LOC142579497 gene encoding phosphatidylinositol 4-phosphate 3-kinase C2 domain-containing subunit alpha-like isoform X2; the encoded protein is MHQRGGEGDTKTSIKSIEALFLEDVSSRSTTLRHHSLTTSSVVSTQVLSQPFPFVAAGQLPGRIGPLVGTEMTHSNSAPNFNNLSSSCSPSPIHTASQSSSLLSRTEIEKSMFSMLRKKQDNNLIDLSGDAELARKRETLRKAGDSLDDLLDLFDPLRENEPEEIFSPEESPPKDPPEGKTDVMETPPQIPPKHGGLAQTQPPSLPASRSSAIEKPVPVQNAQCQGPSMDLGTLKVVRHEVSQGEEIEAFWAKAKQLRSEFTFDDHHTNAGLVVSPTLENKWGKSLSIKVEITTSFSERPFCFTCDVGTSVEHVISNTVCSLKDDLSDTVLESYVLKVKGLAEYFTPDSTLKEYEYVHQCCKFMKPVCLTLMDVRDLGKPWARTLRDDSEFFEVKASSLLPQPSGQVSFDSVSILLETFHKEAKKVQLGASAGCLQPNGAIQAVKAICSTLSRIEILEILHAVEGLKHICSQMPEVNGFHDNYLKAEDTPSPVPMNCDRVAEVVFYSLLQLQTALRTLVKIYCRSFCVDFVLTPANESRPQSAIRPVTTFHDTFLVNIGSVHQLRPHWVSDYEQFIISCELRYGLHILCQGESRSVKASRNFFELVVFDEWIEMSIFMRNLPRETAIYFALFGVKPSTENRPPETPAPERVLLAWTGQPLFNSQRELLQGSLFLGFWSPDVDENSGPPQSNDAVTCPVLRLQFPEFDCTVVFPQVPRDSITTCKATTYALDSVVIQELTDVLEKDPLTVPNPEEKKFFWEHRHYILEVPHLLPKVLLSAHSWSWPFLPDLYFLLTEWRPASPINALTLLLPLFPDYEVRKTAVKWIKNIGSDELCDHLPQLIQALRFETWEDAPITWFLLERSLTSVRVAHQMFWLLRQNLDNPLTLKRMKLVIQTLLVIVGRSFRDIIEKQEEHLNQLCIIAEGIKDTRESLRLDKLLQDLAQIHSMIEDSPSCLPLNPAMEVCGVDVKSCSYFTSNTLPLRIVYKSSEQGAKPIDVIYKVGDDLRQDMLTLQMIRIMDKFWLKEGLDLKIITFNCVATGKRKGMVEMVTEAETLRRIQTEHGLTGSFKDRPIAEWLQRHNTSELEYQQAVENFTLSCAGYCVATYILGICDRHNDNIMLKTSGHMFHIDFGKFLGDSQMFGNFKRDRAPFVLTSDMVYVINGGEKPSKKFQIFIDLCCEAFNIVRRNSNIFITLFELMVTSGVPGVTADAVNFVQKSLLLGSSEGEATAHFTRLIEESLRSRFTQLNFFIHNIAQLRFTGDHNDGLLLSFVPRTFTKDSDGRIVSLNVVCYRKCYEPEKHYTYVVRVGRECQAEPMQVVRTYPEFLELYQKLVRVFPLAKFYPLPKGSLVGRSNTREVAQRRMQELNAFLMSLIKMAEEVSHCSLVYTFFHPLLRDQEGMAEDENECDNLRQISQRVNLSKGIVGRIKLSIVYKASTFSIMVMHAENLACVRKSLPDCYIKTYLHPDPEKVTKRKTKVVFKNNHPTFMELLEYNYPHAFIAERVLEVSAWDHDRVQENEFLGAAIIDLSCMDLTRESTHWYHLNAVRYKWH